A window of Ignavibacteriales bacterium contains these coding sequences:
- a CDS encoding TRC40/GET3/ArsA family transport-energizing ATPase, whose protein sequence is MKENIINNGKQKYFFFGGKGGVGKTTMAASSAIHFANAGYKTLIVSTDPTVSLSAIFQQEISEIEPTEINGIQNLHALNINPKSAAGPFQKRLSNTVTQFTNLFGKETLNTPCMEEMAAFDQFVRFLNDDAHDIVVFDTAPTGHTLRELAMPFDWANFLTNQIKNRKELSSILGGTVDEGMLEDLKQEKARYDAALNTLKDERQTSFIVVLLAEKLPIEESSRAIENLGTLSINVSTMIVNEIIPYKVLQGNWFLKRRRETQDRYLTIIKERFNGLTLVQVPLFETDIVGIESLKNIGRTLYGN, encoded by the coding sequence ATGAAAGAGAATATCATTAATAATGGAAAACAAAAATATTTTTTCTTTGGCGGAAAAGGCGGAGTAGGCAAAACTACTATGGCTGCTTCCTCTGCCATTCATTTTGCTAATGCTGGTTATAAAACACTAATAGTCTCCACTGATCCCACGGTGAGTCTTTCGGCAATTTTTCAACAAGAAATTTCTGAAATCGAGCCGACTGAAATTAATGGAATACAAAACCTTCATGCTCTGAATATAAATCCAAAATCGGCGGCCGGACCTTTCCAAAAAAGACTGAGCAACACGGTTACACAATTCACCAACCTTTTTGGAAAAGAAACTCTCAACACACCGTGCATGGAAGAAATGGCAGCGTTTGATCAGTTCGTTCGATTCCTGAATGATGATGCTCATGATATTGTTGTTTTTGATACAGCGCCGACTGGGCACACACTTCGCGAACTGGCTATGCCGTTTGATTGGGCTAATTTTCTTACCAATCAAATAAAAAACAGAAAAGAACTCTCTTCCATTTTAGGTGGAACTGTGGATGAAGGGATGCTCGAAGATTTAAAACAGGAGAAGGCACGTTACGATGCCGCACTAAACACACTCAAAGACGAACGCCAAACTTCTTTCATTGTTGTTTTACTTGCCGAGAAATTACCTATAGAAGAATCTTCCAGAGCAATCGAAAACCTTGGCACGCTAAGTATCAACGTCTCTACAATGATTGTGAATGAAATTATTCCATATAAAGTATTGCAAGGAAATTGGTTCTTAAAACGACGGCGTGAGACACAGGATCGTTACTTGACGATAATTAAAGAACGTTTTAATGGACTAACACTTGTGCAAGTCCCGTTATTTGAGACGGATATTGTTGGGATAGAGAGTTTGAAAAATATTGGGAGAACACTTTATGGCAACTGA
- a CDS encoding methyltransferase produces MLNQIDRKTIIEIRKSLEYLYKKLPNYYLRVFIKGEKVRSSSIDFQPLLDTGLIEKSNNYFFSKYSIYPIKNCFILTDQFSNRNLDRVFPISDDESGFLARKLIVKENEIGIDIGTGSGIYAVVAAQKEKKIFAIDINLKVIEYVRFNALLNGVEDKVEFILGDTYDDLTNEKFDFIVSDPPVVPTPRNANFWLHSNGGPEGTNVLGKIFDGLASHIKKGTRLQMVSLSLENGASPTIINFINKHFRKLKYKIELTELYGGPLKNLDPLCKIFESERYFEEWKALFKKKEYNQLHYFYLFAKPSNKYSLRFHVAQIGNWKSRLKRLSPT; encoded by the coding sequence ATGCTCAACCAAATTGATCGAAAAACCATTATTGAAATAAGAAAATCTCTCGAATATCTTTATAAGAAGTTGCCAAATTATTATCTGCGTGTTTTTATAAAAGGGGAAAAAGTCCGATCAAGTAGCATTGATTTCCAACCCTTACTTGATACAGGGCTTATTGAGAAATCCAACAATTATTTTTTCAGTAAATACAGTATATATCCAATAAAGAATTGTTTTATTCTTACAGATCAGTTCTCAAATAGAAATTTAGACCGTGTTTTCCCAATCTCAGATGATGAATCAGGCTTTCTTGCAAGAAAATTAATCGTAAAAGAAAATGAAATAGGAATAGACATTGGTACAGGTTCAGGAATTTATGCAGTTGTTGCCGCGCAAAAAGAAAAAAAAATATTTGCAATAGATATAAATCTTAAAGTAATTGAGTATGTCAGATTTAATGCGTTATTAAATGGAGTAGAAGATAAAGTAGAGTTCATTCTTGGAGATACATATGATGACTTGACGAATGAAAAATTTGATTTTATTGTTTCTGATCCACCAGTCGTTCCAACTCCAAGGAATGCTAATTTTTGGTTGCATTCAAATGGAGGACCCGAAGGAACAAATGTCTTAGGAAAAATTTTTGATGGACTTGCTTCTCATATTAAAAAGGGGACAAGATTACAAATGGTTTCGCTTTCGCTTGAAAACGGGGCGTCACCTACTATAATTAATTTTATAAACAAACATTTTAGAAAGTTGAAATACAAAATTGAATTAACTGAATTATATGGTGGACCTCTTAAAAATCTAGATCCGTTGTGCAAGATCTTTGAAAGTGAAAGGTATTTTGAAGAATGGAAAGCGTTGTTTAAAAAAAAGGAATATAATCAACTACATTACTTTTACTTGTTCGCAAAACCATCAAACAAGTATTCACTCCGATTTCATGTCGCTCAAATTGGAAACTGGAAATCACGCCTTAAACGACTTTCGCCAACTTAA
- a CDS encoding PhnD/SsuA/transferrin family substrate-binding protein gives MTLNNSKHQAEMTVNISKHSAEKKINISEYLSRKGKTIRKYFSPAQLILFALLAILIFIILPKKNENRILPPVRVGWQPPWTNQGQIAATLMSSNILENNGLKGDFIPFSYGRPMIEAALRDSLDILFLGDQPAIQLISAEPRWVIVARLPMYKSALLVRPNSTIKDVHGLKGKRIYTAMGSSTHREALRILTTKANLDRHNDFQVKQVDQSKHWEILSKWSAQSDPFDTIDCLATYDPAVTFGVGNGVARVIDSAITPGVILMRTDYIEKSWNKARNFLKSYLEAYWEYIKNPGRADSLYNEKYRSDLTLSWYEEISACEPNMKAETIEQIDASVNATLISIFQENVRIAKEELDLKTKWFEMKNHVNQELLISAEQAVRQGWFRKTLNSVFFTIISFVTPRKGVWDAILGGFILTMVILWVLHMIPKKASLGHPLMVACAPIFLARSKDLWRKHFLRMDVESTFAGLEALQKMPNDVPYFAVATDVAIVHYLYKYGEQSKFKALRPLVKVKGKIKIMTDDISAVSSSVGDTNSSVTSTSSQVQSFDTPLTSAKFNPKEDTLILPDTVHEGFLLHLMKDFSEVSKQKVKSQSRLKETNSMLDMVNIVHRAQIKQWLLWEPHYMPVIEAKMFQEVKPADMTEKYEWTLWLVANEVAWEKTELLRRLEGCLREVLLQCRILSSEKLAELCYPYLFSDFTGLTRKHIENILHDKDTTYEWIVDPTKKWSTYKENLRKFADKSGLSKVDSKADERLCYYVEEYKLKPSSFVKLLIFLREAIPSVQS, from the coding sequence ATGACGCTAAATAACTCAAAACACCAGGCTGAAATGACGGTAAATATCTCAAAGCACTCCGCGGAAAAGAAGATAAATATCTCAGAATACCTCTCTCGAAAGGGGAAAACTATCCGAAAGTACTTTTCTCCGGCTCAATTGATCCTCTTTGCTCTGCTGGCAATTCTCATTTTTATCATCTTGCCAAAGAAGAATGAAAACAGGATTCTGCCACCAGTGCGTGTAGGCTGGCAACCACCATGGACAAATCAGGGACAGATTGCAGCTACGTTGATGTCCTCTAATATCCTCGAGAATAATGGCCTGAAGGGGGACTTTATTCCATTTTCGTATGGGAGACCGATGATCGAGGCTGCACTGCGCGACAGTTTAGATATTTTGTTTCTTGGCGATCAACCTGCCATTCAACTGATTTCCGCCGAACCCAGGTGGGTTATTGTTGCTCGATTGCCAATGTACAAGTCAGCACTCCTTGTCCGACCGAATTCAACAATTAAAGATGTTCATGGTCTTAAGGGAAAGAGAATTTATACGGCGATGGGTTCCTCAACCCACCGGGAAGCCTTGAGGATTCTCACAACTAAGGCTAACTTGGATCGTCATAATGATTTTCAAGTCAAGCAGGTTGATCAAAGCAAACACTGGGAGATCTTAAGCAAATGGTCCGCTCAATCGGATCCGTTTGATACCATTGATTGCTTGGCAACATATGATCCAGCAGTGACGTTCGGTGTGGGGAACGGCGTTGCACGGGTGATCGATTCTGCAATCACTCCAGGGGTCATCTTAATGAGAACTGATTATATAGAGAAATCCTGGAATAAAGCCCGTAATTTCTTGAAGTCATATCTTGAAGCATATTGGGAGTATATTAAAAACCCGGGGAGAGCTGATAGTCTTTACAATGAAAAATACCGTTCTGATCTTACTCTTTCATGGTACGAGGAGATTTCTGCCTGCGAACCGAACATGAAAGCAGAGACTATTGAGCAAATCGATGCGAGTGTAAATGCTACGCTTATCAGTATCTTTCAGGAAAACGTTCGCATCGCGAAGGAGGAGTTAGATCTCAAGACCAAATGGTTTGAAATGAAAAATCACGTTAACCAAGAATTGCTCATATCAGCCGAACAGGCTGTCAGACAGGGTTGGTTTCGCAAAACGCTTAATTCTGTTTTCTTTACCATTATTTCTTTTGTGACTCCAAGAAAGGGAGTGTGGGATGCAATCTTGGGTGGTTTCATTCTGACCATGGTTATTTTGTGGGTGTTGCACATGATTCCTAAGAAAGCAAGCTTGGGGCATCCCCTTATGGTAGCCTGCGCTCCAATTTTCCTTGCTCGTTCAAAGGATTTGTGGAGGAAACATTTTCTCCGAATGGATGTCGAATCAACGTTCGCTGGATTAGAAGCGCTTCAGAAAATGCCTAATGACGTTCCGTACTTTGCTGTAGCCACAGATGTTGCCATTGTGCATTACCTATATAAGTACGGCGAACAGTCAAAGTTTAAGGCGTTGAGACCTCTAGTTAAGGTCAAGGGAAAAATCAAGATAATGACTGATGATATTTCAGCTGTCTCTTCAAGCGTTGGTGACACCAATTCTTCAGTAACATCGACTTCCTCTCAAGTTCAATCTTTTGACACACCTCTAACTTCTGCGAAGTTCAATCCCAAAGAAGATACACTTATTCTACCTGATACAGTTCATGAGGGCTTTCTTCTTCACTTGATGAAAGACTTTTCGGAAGTTTCAAAACAGAAGGTAAAAAGTCAGTCACGGCTGAAGGAGACTAACAGCATGCTGGACATGGTTAACATTGTTCACAGGGCACAGATTAAGCAATGGTTGCTGTGGGAGCCGCACTACATGCCTGTCATAGAAGCTAAAATGTTTCAGGAAGTCAAGCCGGCGGATATGACTGAAAAGTATGAATGGACATTGTGGCTCGTTGCAAACGAAGTAGCATGGGAAAAAACAGAGTTGTTAAGAAGGTTAGAGGGTTGTCTACGGGAGGTGCTCCTTCAGTGCCGTATTTTGTCTTCCGAAAAATTAGCCGAGCTATGTTATCCCTATCTCTTTTCGGACTTTACCGGATTGACCAGAAAACATATCGAAAATATTCTCCACGATAAAGATACCACGTATGAATGGATCGTTGATCCAACAAAGAAGTGGTCGACATATAAGGAGAACCTGAGGAAGTTTGCGGATAAGTCTGGGCTTTCAAAAGTAGATTCAAAAGCCGATGAAAGACTCTGTTATTACGTCGAGGAATACAAATTAAAGCCATCTTCGTTCGTGAAGTTGTTAATCTTCCTGCGAGAAGCAATTCCAAGCGTACAGTCTTAA
- a CDS encoding PhnD/SsuA/transferrin family substrate-binding protein — MKINNKNRILILSPIIIILVFCFFQLSCSKKEPEKLAGIRIGWQPPWANQGQIAVVLKNSNILELNGLHGEFKPFTYGGPMSEAALAGEIDIMFAGSQPAINLISKDKRWKIVARMANYRSAIVVPLSSPIQTMKDLKGKNIATAFGSTTHRETARILKKEGFVLDKDVFLKNLDQAEHAGLIQRGSAKDSKWAEIDAISTYDPTVALVVDKGFARIVKEFETPAVVAMREDFLTHRREDAIKFLKSYISAFYYYAKHQQQVDSIYASEARIDLKPALYKTISAVEPNVNAKSIKELDVRLTEAFQKVIQQDADLAVELGLIKNALDMKSQSDPTLIQEASDQSVDLIDKIVIVKQAK, encoded by the coding sequence ATGAAAATTAATAACAAAAACAGAATACTCATACTGAGTCCAATAATAATTATACTTGTTTTCTGTTTCTTTCAATTAAGTTGTAGTAAGAAAGAACCGGAAAAATTAGCTGGAATAAGAATTGGATGGCAACCGCCTTGGGCAAACCAGGGACAGATAGCAGTTGTTTTAAAAAACTCGAATATACTTGAGTTAAACGGGTTACATGGAGAGTTTAAGCCTTTCACTTATGGCGGTCCGATGTCGGAAGCTGCGTTAGCAGGCGAAATTGATATAATGTTTGCAGGCTCGCAACCGGCGATCAATCTAATCTCGAAAGATAAGCGATGGAAAATTGTTGCACGGATGGCAAACTATAGATCTGCTATTGTAGTTCCTCTGTCTTCGCCGATTCAAACAATGAAAGATTTGAAAGGCAAAAATATTGCAACTGCTTTTGGATCTACAACTCACAGAGAAACTGCTCGCATATTAAAGAAGGAAGGATTTGTATTAGATAAAGATGTATTTCTAAAAAATCTTGATCAAGCAGAGCACGCCGGTTTAATTCAACGTGGTTCAGCAAAAGATAGTAAATGGGCAGAGATAGATGCGATTTCAACGTACGATCCTACGGTAGCATTAGTCGTTGATAAAGGATTCGCAAGGATAGTTAAAGAATTTGAGACCCCCGCTGTAGTTGCAATGCGAGAGGATTTTCTTACCCATCGACGAGAAGATGCTATTAAATTTTTGAAGTCATATATTTCAGCATTTTATTATTATGCAAAGCATCAACAACAAGTTGATAGTATATATGCATCGGAAGCTCGAATAGACCTTAAACCAGCACTTTACAAAACTATCTCGGCAGTGGAGCCGAACGTGAATGCTAAGTCGATAAAAGAATTAGATGTTAGGTTGACTGAAGCATTTCAAAAAGTTATTCAACAAGATGCTGATCTTGCCGTGGAATTAGGTCTGATAAAAAACGCACTTGACATGAAGAGTCAATCAGATCCTACTCTGATTCAAGAGGCGAGCGACCAGTCAGTTGATTTGATTGACAAGATCGTGATCGTAAAACAAGCTAAGTAA
- a CDS encoding ABC transporter ATP-binding protein — protein sequence MITIDIDKVTKTFNKINSIEPITALSNFSLQVHENEFICILGPSGCGKTTLINLIAGLLEPTDGSIKINDNKINGPSSDRTVIFQDYQLFHWKTVWQNIEIGLKAKKLDKHKRTEIIKYYFDLVDLEGFENHYPHELSGGMRQRAAIARAFAVDPKIILMDEPFGQLDIDTRKSLEEKLIKIWERKKKTIIMVTHNIGEAIFLADRIALLSHRPGFVKEIIDIHLPRPRDYSIRSTKEFLEIEATIWNKFSSKSSQSN from the coding sequence ATGATCACAATCGACATAGATAAAGTAACAAAAACATTTAATAAAATTAATTCTATAGAACCGATCACTGCACTATCGAATTTTTCTCTTCAAGTGCATGAGAATGAATTTATTTGTATACTGGGTCCCAGCGGATGCGGCAAAACAACCTTAATAAATCTCATCGCCGGATTATTGGAACCTACGGATGGATCAATAAAAATAAATGATAATAAAATCAATGGTCCAAGTTCTGATAGAACTGTTATTTTTCAGGATTATCAGTTATTCCACTGGAAAACAGTTTGGCAAAACATTGAAATAGGGCTCAAAGCCAAAAAGCTCGATAAACATAAAAGAACAGAGATAATAAAATATTATTTTGATTTAGTAGATTTAGAAGGATTTGAAAATCATTACCCGCATGAACTTTCAGGGGGAATGCGTCAACGGGCAGCCATTGCACGTGCTTTTGCAGTTGATCCCAAAATTATTCTTATGGATGAACCATTCGGGCAATTAGATATTGATACGAGAAAATCATTAGAAGAAAAGCTTATAAAAATATGGGAGCGTAAGAAAAAAACAATTATTATGGTAACACACAACATTGGTGAAGCAATATTCTTAGCTGACAGAATTGCATTGTTATCTCATCGGCCTGGATTTGTAAAAGAAATTATTGATATACATCTACCTCGACCTCGTGATTATTCTATCCGTTCCACAAAAGAATTCCTTGAAATCGAAGCAACCATTTGGAATAAATTCAGCAGTAAATCTTCGCAGAGCAATTAA
- a CDS encoding ABC transporter permease, whose product MKINIRFLNTLIKNFFVLFLFFTVWELSTYLFSFEALVIPPPTKIFTALFNLANQGVLFNDALASLKRVFVGFSIATLVGISLGVTMSISRKLTTIVRPVIEILRPIPAIAWIPISLLWFGFGDPPAYFIVFLGSFFPIVTNSFFGVRSIEKSYLNAAYTLGVKGNLLFKDVIIPAALPSIFTGLKIGMGVGWICVITAELVGSQSGLGYMIQLSRAQLQMENVLAGMVTIGIIGFCLNGLMSSVERFCIPWRRSDREIEPK is encoded by the coding sequence ATGAAAATTAATATTCGTTTTCTGAATACATTAATTAAAAACTTTTTCGTTCTATTTTTATTTTTTACTGTTTGGGAATTAAGTACATATTTGTTTTCCTTTGAAGCATTAGTCATTCCCCCGCCTACGAAAATATTTACAGCGCTATTCAATCTCGCTAATCAGGGTGTATTATTTAATGACGCACTCGCAAGCCTGAAAAGAGTATTTGTTGGTTTCTCCATTGCCACATTGGTTGGAATATCTCTTGGAGTAACAATGAGCATTTCCAGGAAACTCACAACTATTGTTAGACCAGTTATCGAAATACTCAGACCTATTCCAGCAATAGCATGGATACCAATTTCTTTGTTGTGGTTTGGTTTTGGTGATCCACCGGCATATTTTATAGTGTTTCTTGGATCATTCTTTCCTATTGTTACAAATTCATTCTTTGGTGTTAGATCAATTGAAAAGTCTTACCTAAATGCAGCATATACGCTTGGAGTGAAGGGTAATCTTCTTTTTAAAGATGTAATCATTCCAGCCGCACTTCCATCAATATTTACGGGTTTAAAAATTGGAATGGGTGTCGGTTGGATATGTGTTATTACTGCCGAACTTGTCGGGTCACAATCGGGTCTCGGATATATGATTCAATTAAGTCGAGCACAGCTTCAAATGGAAAATGTATTAGCGGGTATGGTTACGATCGGAATTATTGGCTTTTGTTTAAACGGCTTAATGTCAAGCGTAGAAAGATTTTGTATCCCATGGAGAAGAAGCGATAGAGAAATCGAACCTAAATAA
- a CDS encoding bifunctional DNA primase/polymerase, whose protein sequence is MIQFLEMAKIYKNVFGFNVLPIQGKRPTIAWENWQLIEQTEKDVVEFGWNAGVTGIGGICGINDLRNIDFDKVTNFEIIEMICKRLGLGEKYLWTVKSGSGVGYHIWIKVRESEKMKERLNGPKSVYRLYLKDDGLCDHIELRWGQSQTVLPCSNHDSGNRYSFLYDEPKEPPKEIDADVLLECLEEFCDLQKEKEILEIGKRTFEPASFDKEKLESAIEFLENNLPVNCYEEWYRIGFGLVTIGEEGRKYFLKMSLGNQHYHDSEFEINKKFDSLQKDYDGKITLGTVYHIAEKFGWQKPFVKFWYIENDKTKISKQNFKRFLEENGFCKLQLERGYILLKVSKNIVREVEIFNIKDFVIDYLKRLDEEHFHETPRIKVIDAVIKGAPQHFVQTFLEFLETRALDFLRDTKEKGFLFFSNCFVEITADKIFLKRYEELEGFIWDRQVINKRLILDKRESEFEKFVCSICKNEEHRILSLRSAIGYLLHNYKDSTNAKAVIFLDEKLSDGAYGRSGKGLVAQAIGKLRKTIRLDGRNFNFSKSFSFQSVTLDTAIIEFNDVTKKFNFDKLFSIITDDITVEKKNQNEIIIPFHQSPKIIISTNYTIEGSDDSTLDRQFIIEFSDHYNKAHRPIDEFGHRFYDEWSNEEWNYFLNYMIGCLQLYLCKGLIQCSHINLEKKKLIDSTSEEFAEYFEALELGKEFQKKELFESFKNEYEEYSEMQLVRFTRWLKEAAKIKGIKVTERKSGIERYIKLSTSPRP, encoded by the coding sequence ATGATACAATTTCTTGAAATGGCAAAGATTTATAAAAATGTTTTCGGATTTAATGTTCTGCCTATCCAAGGTAAACGGCCAACTATTGCTTGGGAAAATTGGCAGTTGATTGAACAAACTGAAAAAGATGTAGTCGAGTTTGGCTGGAATGCAGGCGTAACCGGAATCGGTGGAATATGCGGAATAAATGATTTACGAAATATTGATTTCGATAAAGTGACAAACTTTGAAATCATTGAGATGATATGTAAACGATTAGGACTTGGTGAAAAATATTTATGGACTGTAAAAAGCGGAAGCGGCGTTGGTTATCATATTTGGATTAAGGTACGTGAGAGTGAAAAGATGAAGGAGAGATTGAATGGTCCTAAAAGTGTTTACAGATTGTATTTGAAAGATGATGGATTATGTGATCATATTGAATTGAGGTGGGGTCAATCGCAGACAGTGCTTCCCTGTTCTAACCATGATAGCGGAAACAGATATTCTTTTCTGTATGATGAACCCAAAGAACCACCGAAAGAAATTGATGCTGATGTGCTGTTGGAATGTTTGGAAGAGTTTTGTGATTTACAGAAAGAAAAAGAAATTCTTGAAATTGGTAAACGAACATTTGAACCGGCAAGTTTTGACAAAGAGAAATTAGAAAGTGCGATTGAATTTTTGGAAAACAATCTGCCGGTTAATTGTTATGAGGAATGGTATCGGATCGGATTCGGTTTGGTAACAATTGGTGAAGAAGGAAGAAAATATTTTTTGAAAATGAGTTTGGGAAACCAGCATTATCATGATTCAGAATTTGAGATAAATAAAAAATTCGATTCACTACAGAAAGATTATGATGGGAAAATCACACTTGGAACGGTTTACCACATTGCAGAAAAGTTTGGCTGGCAGAAACCGTTTGTGAAGTTCTGGTATATCGAGAATGACAAGACTAAGATTTCAAAACAGAACTTCAAAAGATTTCTTGAAGAAAATGGTTTCTGCAAGCTGCAGCTGGAACGTGGTTATATTCTGCTGAAGGTAAGCAAGAACATCGTTCGCGAAGTAGAGATATTCAACATCAAGGATTTTGTGATTGACTATCTGAAGCGATTAGATGAAGAGCATTTTCATGAAACTCCACGAATAAAAGTTATTGATGCTGTTATCAAGGGAGCTCCTCAACATTTTGTTCAGACATTTCTTGAATTCTTGGAAACAAGAGCATTAGATTTTTTGCGTGATACCAAAGAGAAAGGATTTCTCTTTTTCTCGAATTGTTTTGTTGAGATAACAGCAGATAAAATTTTCTTGAAGCGATATGAAGAGCTGGAAGGTTTTATTTGGGATAGACAAGTGATAAATAAACGGCTGATTCTAGATAAACGAGAGTCCGAATTCGAAAAATTTGTTTGCAGCATCTGCAAGAATGAAGAACATAGGATTTTATCACTGCGGAGTGCAATAGGTTATCTACTTCATAATTACAAAGATTCAACGAATGCAAAAGCCGTGATCTTTCTTGATGAAAAGTTAAGTGACGGCGCTTATGGAAGAAGCGGCAAAGGATTAGTTGCACAAGCAATTGGAAAGCTGCGGAAAACTATTCGTTTGGATGGAAGGAATTTTAATTTCTCGAAAAGCTTTAGTTTTCAATCTGTCACACTTGATACTGCGATTATTGAATTTAATGATGTAACCAAGAAATTCAACTTTGATAAACTGTTCTCCATCATCACGGATGATATAACTGTCGAGAAGAAAAACCAGAATGAAATAATCATTCCATTTCATCAATCGCCTAAGATTATCATTTCGACAAATTACACTATTGAAGGATCTGATGATTCAACGTTAGACAGGCAGTTCATAATTGAGTTTTCGGATCACTACAACAAAGCACATAGACCGATTGATGAATTTGGACACAGATTTTATGATGAATGGAGTAATGAGGAATGGAATTACTTTCTCAATTATATGATTGGTTGCCTTCAGCTGTATTTGTGTAAAGGATTGATTCAGTGCTCACACATTAATCTTGAAAAGAAAAAACTGATTGATTCTACGAGTGAGGAATTTGCAGAATATTTTGAAGCATTGGAACTTGGGAAAGAATTCCAGAAGAAAGAACTCTTTGAGAGTTTCAAAAATGAGTATGAAGAATATTCTGAAATGCAGTTGGTAAGGTTTACCCGGTGGCTAAAAGAAGCCGCAAAGATTAAGGGTATTAAGGTAACTGAGAGAAAATCCGGGATTGAAAGGTATATCAAGTTATCGACTTCACCCCGTCCATAA
- a CDS encoding tyrosine-type recombinase/integrase produces the protein MDEILKNISADDIERLKLLLSIIPGSRQKEVVTLRVFTEEYINLIQHNKSASYLRSVKIALNYLIEYFSIKEGKPGLQKPIDSIELKDVENFIIYLQQKVKKGYVVYYRNLKAAFNKAREWGYVSENFFIKVKLPKRQKIAPVFINSDQLSVISDQIKSETVKDFVMIAFYTGMRLDEIVNLRWKNVDLQNRVITVGDENFTTKGRTQRFIPMSEEAFEILVRREKSKVKETPSCILPLIKGEKLFDYVFCKSDGEKFTGDYFSRRFKKACRNAGIEKSIHFHSLRHSFASSLVQKGVPLYTIKELLGHASISTTEIYSHLNMDSLREAIGKLDGRIPKDEVKEQNNTIKNEVKIFRINSGEKR, from the coding sequence ATATTAAAAAATATTTCTGCTGATGATATAGAAAGACTAAAATTGTTGCTTTCAATCATTCCAGGTAGTAGACAAAAGGAAGTTGTAACGCTGAGGGTGTTTACTGAAGAGTATATAAATCTTATTCAACATAATAAATCAGCTTCTTATCTGCGGAGTGTAAAAATTGCGCTAAACTATTTGATTGAATATTTCTCAATTAAAGAAGGTAAACCAGGATTACAAAAACCAATTGATTCAATTGAGTTAAAAGACGTTGAAAACTTTATTATTTACCTACAGCAAAAGGTAAAGAAAGGGTATGTTGTTTATTATCGCAATCTTAAAGCAGCATTCAATAAAGCGAGAGAATGGGGATATGTTTCTGAAAACTTTTTTATTAAAGTAAAATTACCAAAGAGACAGAAGATTGCACCGGTGTTTATTAATAGTGATCAGTTGTCGGTTATCAGTGATCAGATAAAAAGCGAAACAGTAAAAGATTTTGTAATGATAGCGTTTTATACAGGAATGCGTTTAGATGAAATTGTTAATCTAAGATGGAAAAATGTTGATTTGCAGAATCGAGTTATTACAGTTGGTGATGAGAATTTTACAACGAAAGGAAGAACACAAAGATTTATTCCGATGAGTGAAGAGGCGTTTGAAATTCTCGTGAGACGTGAAAAGTCAAAGGTGAAAGAGACCCCCTCTTGTATTCTCCCCCTTATCAAGGGGGAGAAGCTTTTTGATTATGTGTTTTGTAAAAGTGATGGCGAGAAATTTACCGGAGATTATTTTTCCCGAAGGTTCAAAAAAGCTTGCAGAAATGCAGGAATAGAAAAATCAATTCACTTCCATTCGTTAAGACATTCGTTTGCTTCTAGTCTTGTACAGAAGGGTGTTCCACTTTACACAATTAAAGAGCTTCTTGGTCATGCTTCAATTTCAACTACAGAAATTTATTCCCATTTGAATATGGATTCGTTGAGGGAAGCGATTGGGAAGTTAGATGGACGAATTCCGAAGGACGAAGTAAAAGAACAAAACAATACTATCAAAAATGAAGTGAAAATATTTAGAATTAATTCCGGAGAAAAAAGATGA